The Thermoanaerobaculia bacterium genome segment GCTCGCGGCAGGGACGCGCCTGGGTTCCTACGAAATCCTCTCCCCGATCGGCGCGGGGGGCATGGGCGAGGTCTACAAGGCGAAAGACACGAAGCTCGACCGCTTCGTCGCCGTCAAGGTCCTTCCCGAATCGCTCGCCCGGGATCCCGACGCGCTCGCACGATTCGAGCGGGAGGCGCACGCCGTCGCGGCCCTGAACCATCCGAACATCCTGTCGATCCACGACTTCGGTTCCCATGACGGCGTGGCCTATGCGGTCACGGAGCTCCTCGAAGGGGAAACGCTTCGATCCCGACTGGAAGGGGGCGCCGCGCTCCCCCCGCGCCGCGCAGTCGAGATCGCGACGGCCATCGCGCGCGGGCTGGCGGCCGCGCACGAGAAGGGAATCATCCACCGGGACCTGAAGCCCGACAACGTCTTCCTGACCTCCGACGGACGCGTCAAGATCCTCGACTTCGGGCTCGCGAAGAAGATCTCGCGCGACGAATCGGCGACCGAGGCGCCGACCGCCGCGCCGGGAACGGAGCCCGGCACCGTGATGGGCACCGTCGGCTACATGTCGCCCGAGCAGGTCCGCGGACGCGACATCGACCATCGGACGGACATCTTCTCCTTCGGCGCGATCCTCTACGAGATGCTCTCGGGCCGGCGCGCCTTCCGCGGCGACTCGCACGTGGAGACGATGAACGCGATATTGAAGGAGGAGCCGCCCGAGCTCGTCGAATCCGGCCGCAACGTCTCTCCCGCGCTCGACCGGATCGTCCGCCACTGTCTCGAAAAGAATCCGGAATCGCGCTTCCACTCCGCCGGCGACGTCGCGTTCGATCTCGAGTCGCTCTCGGTCGTTTCCGCCGGCCCGATGAGCGGCCCCGCGCGCGGGGTCCGCGGCGGCGCCGCCCGCCGGTGGAAGCTGCCGGCGGCGCTCGCCGCGACGGCGGCTCTCTTTCTCGGGGCGGGTCTCTGGCTCGGCGCGCGGCGCGCCGGGACGGCCGGATCGGCCCGCTTCACCGCCGTCACCCACGACCGCGGCATCATCCACGAAGCGCGTTTCTCGCCCGACGGCCGGACGATCGCCTACGGCGCCGCGTGGAACGGCGCGGCCTACCACGTCTACCTCGCGAGGACCGATACGCCGGAATCGACGCCGCTCGCCGTCCCGGAAGCGACGGTACTGTCGCTCTCCTCGAAGGGTGAGCTCGCGATCGCGCTCGGGTACCGGCAGACCGGATGGATGGGTCTCGGACAACTTGCCCGCGTGCCTCTCCTCGGCGGGACCCCGCGGCCCATCGTGGACGACGTCATCGCCGC includes the following:
- a CDS encoding protein kinase; the encoded protein is LAAGTRLGSYEILSPIGAGGMGEVYKAKDTKLDRFVAVKVLPESLARDPDALARFEREAHAVAALNHPNILSIHDFGSHDGVAYAVTELLEGETLRSRLEGGAALPPRRAVEIATAIARGLAAAHEKGIIHRDLKPDNVFLTSDGRVKILDFGLAKKISRDESATEAPTAAPGTEPGTVMGTVGYMSPEQVRGRDIDHRTDIFSFGAILYEMLSGRRAFRGDSHVETMNAILKEEPPELVESGRNVSPALDRIVRHCLEKNPESRFHSAGDVAFDLESLSVVSAGPMSGPARGVRGGAARRWKLPAALAATAALFLGAGLWLGARRAGTAGSARFTAVTHDRGIIHEARFSPDGRTIAYGAAWNGAAYHVYLARTDTPESTPLAVPEATVLSLSSKGELAIALGYRQTGWMGLGQLARVPLLGGTPRPIVDDVIAADWAPDGEGIAVARRVGSRYRIEYPIGKVLYETGGWISHLRFSRDGTRIAFANHPVLQDDRGTIDLVDLRGAHRVLTEEWSGVQGACWSSKGDEILFAADSGVGGRRLMAVRPGGKSRPVFGIPGNVFLMDVAPDGRVLLTREERSIQTIAYLPGAEKGRDLSWLGYSFGQDFSPDDRLLLTTYVGEGSGNNYTTYLRPTDGSPAARVGEGGGLALSPDGKWVADVVYTPSPRVVLYPMGAGEARSIAVDVPVETGNWISNESLVLVAASGASRRAFRLDVGAGKLVPLTPEGVDAFDPYVPVTPDGRAVVLRGPDRRPALYPISGGAPTPVAGWRDGDLPVRFADERTLFVVGGDLPIRIEQLDVSTGARRPWRQFDVSDAAGLQNAYGPVVMSRDGRAIACNYTRRLSSLFLGEGIR